From one Streptomyces sp. CA-210063 genomic stretch:
- the tnpA gene encoding IS200/IS605 family transposase: MTRRVRRFSGGVYDLGLHVVWCPKYRRPVLGGRVAARLDELIRQKADERGWEIVALEVMPDHVHLFVKHDPKSSASYVANQFKGFTSRMLRTEFPHLKSQLPTLWSSSYFAASVGAVSAQTVQEYIETQWERPWRKEKGEQA; this comes from the coding sequence GTGACCCGGAGGGTTCGCCGGTTCTCCGGCGGCGTGTACGACCTCGGGCTCCACGTGGTGTGGTGCCCGAAGTACCGCCGTCCGGTCCTCGGCGGCCGGGTCGCGGCCCGCCTGGACGAGCTGATCCGCCAGAAGGCCGACGAACGGGGGTGGGAGATCGTGGCGCTCGAGGTCATGCCCGACCACGTCCACCTGTTCGTCAAGCACGACCCGAAGTCGTCGGCGTCATACGTGGCCAACCAGTTCAAGGGCTTCACGTCACGGATGCTGCGCACGGAGTTCCCGCACCTCAAGAGCCAACTGCCCACCTTGTGGTCGTCGTCGTACTTCGCCGCTTCCGTGGGCGCGGTCAGCGCCCAGACGGTGCAGGAGTACATCGAGACCCAGTGGGAGCGCCCGTGGCGGAAGGAGAAGGGGGAGCAGGCGTGA